The Amblyraja radiata isolate CabotCenter1 chromosome 5, sAmbRad1.1.pri, whole genome shotgun sequence genome includes the window aacagtttgtgttaataaattaaaatcctgaaaatgaggagaagatttttaccaaataacttttatttttacgaggatgtttccgtaaccggcttccgtctccgcactagttatctttgctccgctatgggatctttggtgcagagacggaagccggttacggaaatggggcctaaaattacccatgaatctgcccatgaccgtactacgtctttttcgtccagtagactatcttgctcgctataggatctttgggcgaGAGAGGGAAGGTCAGTTCTTATATACTAGGGCTAAATCCCGTGACTCCCGTGACTCCTTCCCGTGACTGCCGAGGATCGCATAGCAAGAATGAcctaaccactaggtgccgctacaacatcttacttggatgacctgaaattaaagcatataattagttacctaattgcagatatttacaaaattgaccgttgtgacagaaAGAGTAATAAACAACCAGACTGCCTAGaacattcaaaaatgtgatattctcaagatcagaactttaatattattgtaacactaaaacaaatagtaaatacccaacaaaaaaagtAATATTCATCAgtatcatcaaatcaattaaattcatctaaattcaattactagatctaaacatctatcccattcttaagaaaaggctaaaaatatttttttaaatagccgaaGTATCCAAATAACTGATTCcatttcacacaagaattcacaatataacatgaattttaaatctcactttgtcatgaatttatatgccaaatggaaggaatttaatgtttaattcccataaatttatccagaaacatccactctcaagataatcaaaatcattattttttgcaccacacatctgactaaaactgttcagtggatatttagtatgaaaatatggatagacaataatacaaaatatagatgatttagatgttcttatgacatgattgtgcaaaaaaaaataatgaatttgattatcttgagagtggatgtttctggaatgtgattgaTTGGAATGTTGCCGCTGCCATGATTTCAGCcccatcggcaggcaagacacggccgatttgtagcggggcctaaataacatttttcgcatcagccgattaaaatgaagccacgcCAAAAAGccaagataatatgttaaataaacgacataccttttgttttgtcctgcacttgcgatccgtgatgttgaaggcattGAAGGCGTTTTTAGTCACGTTTAAGTTCAATCCAGTGACGCAATCGACcagcaacttaaaaaaaaaaaatacgggGCGGGATCACAGAacagatttttttcatcagctagcAGTCCGTGCAAATTCCTCTCcaacaaccaatacaaacctgtatTTTAAGTCCCCCCCCCCAAAGCCACCGGAATCGTGCACAAAGGCAGCACACAGACCTGCAGCGCCACTGATggcaggttttgtaacaacgctactaTAACTGTAATAAGAAGCATCTTTGCCATGATGGAAACCTCACCTAGTCTAAAGTAGGGTCACCTagtactagtctgaagaagggtcgcgaccagaaatgtcacctatccatgttatgcaGAGAattctgcctgagctgctgagttactccagcactggtcatagaaacatagaaaataggtgcaggagtaggccgttcggcccttcgagcctgcaccgccattcaatatgatcatggctgatcatccaactcagtatcctgtacctgccttctctccataccccctgatccctttagccacaagggccacatctaactccctcttaaatatagcaagagACAATATAAATGATATAAAAAAGCAGTATTTGAGTATAGTGTGTGACCATCCACTGGTGGGAAATTTCGTGTGAGCTTCCGTAGGTGTAAATCTCATTTTGCTCCGCCCCTTACAAACTAATATTATAGAAAGGAAAAAACAGGCCAGAACAGAATATAatagaagggtcaagatggcctgtttccgtgctgtaattgttatatggttatatggttatatgcacagaaaaaaaaaatagaacatgTACTGTAGGTATTTTATCTTATAGCTTGGTCTAAGTCGGTATTTCCTAGTTAAATACCgtatgtaaattaaaaaaaaaagtgttttgctTATTAATAATCCAGTATTAAACAGTGTCGAAGACTGAGTAATTTCCTCTAaatggattagattagattagatagaatttatttgccacacaaccagggtcggtggtatttgggttgtcagcagcggtacaataataaagaacacacaaccacaataaaaatgtaacacaaacatccaccacagcattcatcactgtggtggaaggcacagaacttggccagacctcctccattttcccccgtggtcgggacctccaccctccgcagccgttgctgcgggcgtccagatggtaagggacaaagtcaaagtcaaggtaagtccaggatcggctcttccccaccagagaccgcggcttcaggttggtgtaggccgcaggccggcggtcgaagatttaaggttcccgccgcgccgcagccagaagcaccgcagaccgcagatcTTAACTAGGTCtaagtgggtatttactattAAAATACCTAATTTTAATTAACAAAATGTCATAATTATTGGTATTCGTTTATTAAACACATACTCGGTTGAAAATCATCTGGCTTGAAGGGGTTAATTGAAATCTCCGGCCTGCCTGCCAAgcgagtctctctctctctctctctctctcgctcactcCTCCCATCTCCAAGCACCGtcgcctctctctctcgctttagCCTGGCAGtttctgggagctccaaacccccccccccctcggataGATATTTTAGATATAAACCAATACAATGACCATTGGCTAGAGGTCGTAAATCTAGTAACTATTAAGTATTAGCTTTGTAGAGGAACGGGTTGGTATTAGGTGTTaacattaggtttaggtttagtacGATTGTTAGTTTTTTATGTGTTAATGATAGAATTATTTATATTATTTGATAATAGATTATTACGCTACCATCGATTTAAATTGTTTTCTATGCTGCGTAAATCAAAAGTCTTGAACCTGCTAATCAAACAGAGCCGTGGCATTCTACTTATCCTTTACGGTCTTTTTTTAAGTCCAGCGCATATTTAAATGCGGCTTCTGGGTCAATAAAGAAACGTTCCGAGCCTTCGTATGTGACACTTAGTTTGGCGGGAtacattattccatatctcaggTCTGGAATGTCTCTAAGAATCAGACAAGTCTTCGTGAAAAGGTCTCGTTTCTTGACCACCTCTGCTGGATAATCTCTGAAGAATCTTATGTTTTTCCTTCAAACAATAGGTTTTTTTCGATTGtcactttcttcatgatgtctTCAAGAACTGCTATGTTGTTTAATTTCAGGATAATCTGTCTTGGTGGAGCTCCAATCCCTGATTGGGCTCTCTGGACTCTATGTGCTACATCAACTTTAGGTCTCTCAGGCAGATTAAATACCTGTTgaagtaagttggcagtgaaaacccgagggtcttttccagtttccttCCCTTCTTTCACTATAACAATTCATAAATTTTGGCGTTCGGACCGGGCTTCAAGATCTAGGCATTTGTCGGTCATTCTGGCCAGTTGCCCAGAAACACGGTCTAGGTCTTCCTTCATTCTTTGCATTGTGTCAGACATGTCCGTAGCAGTAACTTCCAGATCTTTAATAGCTTTGTTTTGGTTTTTTTGAAGTGAGGAGGACGGGCTCCAACATTTTGCTGAGAACTTCTTCAACCCGTTTGATTTCTTCTTGCAAAAGGGTATTTACCTCTTCAATGCGATCATGTAGAATATCAATTTTTCCACAAATTTCCTTATTCCCGACATCCATTCTTGTTTCTAACTTTCCCAGCTGAGTAGTCAACTGATTAGTCAGAATATCACCAAAGTCCTTTGCCATAGCTTGTCTTAAAGATTGTTCTTGTTCTTTTATATTTTCTTCCATAGTAGCAAGAAGTCCTTCTCCTTCAGATTCCTCCTCAGATTCTTCAGGGGTTGTTTTCTCTGACTCTTGAAAGACCAGCAGATTGGTTCTTAGTCTTGTCTGAGGTGGAGTCGGTAAAGTccgttttttcatttaaaaatacccGCCGGTGTGCggcgatttctgatgacgtcacttacgcaAAGTCGGGTATCTGCGGGTAGGTATTTTTAAATCGGTCCCATTTTTTCCCCCAGGTGTTTTAGTGCGTATTAGTGCATTTCAGGAGTGGAGCTAAAATGGGCGCCTGCTTCCTACTCCATGGCGCCACGGAAATCTCAATAAATACAGATCTGCCATTGAACAAATCTTGGCCATTTaacaggaacaatgaaattattattttGAATAGCTGCTACCCCctaggcctactcctgcgcctattttctgtttctatatttcaatATTATTACTTCTATTATAATATACAGCAAAATACTTAAAGAATCCAAAGTACTTTGATTTGGAATTTCAAAAAGGAAGTACAATTAATTGACAACCTGTATGAAACAAAAATTAAAACCTAATACAatgtaataaaaatatttattaaatattACATTAAACAATTTAAAAACACATGAAACTGTTAAACAACCAAACTAACTAACCTTAAATGATCAGAAATAGCACGTGGGCAGAGCTGAAAGTGCACAGTTCATACTGAAGATGTCCAGATCAATGGGGCATAACATGATGGAGGGGCAGAGCATGTTGTGTGAAAGGACTTATTAAAATATACAAGAGAACAATGATTGAAAGGTAATTCATATTAGttgaagtgtttagtttagagatacagcgtggaaacaggaccttctgccggccgagtcctcgccgaccagcgttccccgtgtactaacactatccgacacacgttagggacaatttacgatctttaccgaagccgatcaaactacaaccctgtacgtctttggagtgtgggaggaaatcggagcagcaggagaaagcccatgtggtcaaggggagatcgcacaaactccgtacagacagcacccataagtcaggatcaaacccgggtctccgccgctgtaaGTCagccactacgccactgtgccgcccaaatgtGTTGAGAGAGACCGGGAGAGTCTtgagtaattaaaaaataaatcaatgacTAATGACGGCTAGCCTGTTAGAACAGCTGGTGTGACATACACAGTGAAAGAGAGTAACAAAATAGTACTGGCCTACACACAAACATTATTTTTCCAACATTTtgcacaattcacaatttttaaacAACTATATTTCTGTAGTTTAGCAGTTCCTTTGTTATTTTACGAACTAGTCAGATATTTGATGTAGAACCTGGCTTGTTTTCAAGAATAATTGGCTGCTCATCTTCAGTCAGCGAGGAGCTTTGATCTAAGCTGACGCAGTTTGGAATGTCAAATTGGCTCAGGTAGTCCACAGCATCATCTACCCCATCACTGCTTCCACCTCGTTCTTGAGCAGGAAGGTCAGTATTTCCTGGATCAGATGCTTTGACCATCAAGTGTCTTTCCAAATGTCCaacttcgtttccgtagaaatgggCGGGAGAGCGGTTCTCTTCAGCAGCCGGGTGGCAAAAGGCCTTATCCGTTCTGCACGTGAGATAGTTTGCTCTTTGTTGCTTTGCAGTCAGGTCCAGGTTTCTGCTAAAAGACCAAGTTTTAGAAAACATTTCTCagaaaaactgtacacaatcgaGAAAAATTATAGATTCATCGAGCAATATTGGAAGGAAACAGGCCGAACGGCCCAACCTTGTCCATGACAACCATTATGCCTATCTACGCCAGCCctgtttgcctgcgtttggcccatatcctttacaGTTCAGAgacacatcgtggaaacaggccctctgcccacagagtccaagctgaccagcgatcaccctgtatactagcactaatctacacacaagggacaatttacaatttacagaagccaattaacccacaaacctgcaggtctttggagtatgggaggaaatcggaggacctggagaaaacccatgcggtcagaacaaactccatacaaatagcacccgtagtcaggattgaacctgggtctctggcgcagcaaggCATCAGCAccaccgctgcgcctctgtgcagtcctaatccttctaaacttttcctatccatgtgctttttagtttagtttagtttagagatacagcacggaaacatgcccttcggtccaccgggtctgcgccggccagcgatcccctcacattaacactatcctacacccactaggaacaattttttttttacaattacaaagccaattaacctactaaccggtacatctttggaatgtgggaggaaatcgaagatttcggataaaacccacgcagatcacggggagaacgtacaaactcagtacagacagcggccgtaatcaggatcgaacccgaacctggcgctgcattcgctataaggcagcaactctactgctgcaccaccgtgactacccttttccaattgtcttttacatcttgttattgtacctgcatctgctgccaccTCTTACACCATCCTCTCTAAGAGAAACTTGACACAGCTTTCCTTTAAATCTATCCCTTTCTCACCCTAAACCAGTGCTTTTAGGCTTTAGAATAATCTCAGCCTATGATACAAACCCTCCAAAGTTCCTATTAATCTTTTCTGCTCTTTCTCTAACGCAATCTCGTTGCTCCTAAGGTGTGGCGATAAAAAAACCACACAACTGtatacacaccaaagacgtacaggtttgtaggttaattggattggtataattgtaaattgtccccagtgtgtgtaggatagtgttaatgtgcggagatcgctggtcagcacagattcaatgggccgaaggtcctgtttccacgctgtatctctaaactaaactaaacaaaaactgcaGGGGTGGTCCAACCAATGCTTTTTACAACTGTAatatgacatcccaactcctTTTCTCAATTCTCAacaccagagccccgggttcaatcttgacctcagatgctgtctgtgtggagttttcatgttctctctgtaaccacatcaaccaccgggtggcgccagcaatggctgtctcgccaacagtctgtctgtcctttccttctttgtgttttaacaaTTTTATGGAGggccaactaacctgcaaaccagagcatccagaggaaacccgcgcggtcacagggagaacatggaaactccacacagacatccccTGCAGTCGAGAATAAAGCCAGGTCTCCGGCGCAGTGATGCATCTGCGAGGATTGCAACTGGAGATTTACATGTAattgaccaccaggtggcgccagcaatggctgcctcgccaacagtctgtttgtcctttccttctttgtgttttaacggtatgtgttaaatgtatgtttttagtgttctttagcttgttttatgtgaggggtggaggcttgggggaaacgttttctaatctcttacctcgacagatgcgatttttttccatatcatatctccgtcctccctgcggcctaacatcgagaagTTGGCGGCCTTTGTTGGAGACTGATTTCGAGAAGCTCCACCACGggagcctacgggactttaacatcacggagccctttgtcagggatcgacctcggagctctaaCCGTGGGagcttgtggactttaacatcacggaaccTGCAGTCTAtgatcagagaccgacttcgggaactccaagccgtgggAGTTTCGACCTTCCTGACGCAGgaatttcgaccgccccgacgcaggagtttcgaccgccccgaccgcgggagaataaagaggaagtagattggactttattgccttccatcacagtgaagaatgtgggtaatccaccgtggtggatgtttttgttaacttttatgtagttgtgtgtcttgtgtgggtgtgtcagataattggcctctgtaaattacccctaatgtgcaaggagtggatgagaaagtgggatagagtcatagagtgatacagtgtggaaacaggctcttcggcccaactcgcccacaccggccaacaatgtcccagctacactagtctcacttccctgcgcttggtccatatccctccaaacctgtcctatccatgtacctgtcaaactgtttcttaaacgatgggatagtcccagcctcaacttcctcctctggcagcttgctccatacacccaccaccctttgtgtgaaaaagttacccctcggattgttattaaatcttttccccttcaccttgaacctatgtcctctgctcctcaattcccctaatctgggcaaaagactgtgcctctacccgatctattcctcttataattttgtatacctctataagatctccccttatcctcctgcactccatggaatggagataacatagaacatagaaacatagaaaataggtgcaggagtaggccattcaccccttcgagcctgcaccgccattcaatatgatcatggctgatcatccaactcagtatcctgtacctgccttctctccataccccctgatccctttagccacaagggccacatctaactccctcttaaatatagttaatgaactggcctcaactaccttctgtggcagag containing:
- the mrap2 gene encoding melanocortin-2 receptor accessory protein 2 isoform X2 codes for the protein MSTDNPTTNKTTISNSDYIWGYEYYDYEPVSFEGLKAHRYSIVIGFWVGLAVFVLFMFFVLTLLTKTGAPHQENLDLTAKQQRANYLTCRTDKAFCHPAAEENRSPAHFYGNEVGHLERHLMVKASDPGNTDLPAQERGGSSDGVDDAVDYLSQFDIPNCVSLDQSSSLTEDEQPIILENKPGSTSNI
- the mrap2 gene encoding melanocortin-2 receptor accessory protein 2 isoform X1: MSTDNPTTNKTTISNSDYIWGYEYYDYEPVSFEGLKAHRYSIVIGFWVGLAVFVLFMFFVLTLLTKTGAPHQDRNLDLTAKQQRANYLTCRTDKAFCHPAAEENRSPAHFYGNEVGHLERHLMVKASDPGNTDLPAQERGGSSDGVDDAVDYLSQFDIPNCVSLDQSSSLTEDEQPIILENKPGSTSNI